A genomic segment from Alistipes senegalensis JC50 encodes:
- a CDS encoding fasciclin domain-containing protein, whose protein sequence is MYIPENKIVKALCCLAFLTASACIDAVDDYYTGGETATREGSVLEYLEKMPDYSDFVNLVAETGMTETLSGTDLVTVWAPANPMPAGVASMSPSEKIRLVRNHISITTVFSRNLDRLSTVGTLAGKYLTVGKGSEGYTVDGVALSELDRVFENGVVHRAADWLTPRKNLYQWLEEVGDDYSRFRDTLFAHNLRVFDKENSPITGVDENGRIIYDSVWIVKNDLLNDLDLNDESVRYTILAPDNAAFEAMFREKTEYLESVEREVTKEDTVKWVNWMMQASLHSGVVDFQPNSSLRSVLGKDVRTDYQTVLDPVEMSNGRVYPMSRCYVPRSVYFESFWFNPYFLRKEIIDGGGSITKNPGTYDSYKSTINNANSRLVPDKLAVFLQYTTNFQDNYYQFKSCTYDQESLTNIPLSVMPGKYKIQCHLVSYKFNNANQTDILDIYQVHGENDMTLIGRAEGIVANAFDNGLATGNDVIGLLSAEYEVTGTYQPLELRIVIPGKFTAGEKRRICVGRIVLTPTDNY, encoded by the coding sequence ATGTATATTCCTGAAAATAAGATTGTAAAAGCGTTGTGCTGCCTGGCGTTCCTGACCGCTTCGGCCTGCATCGACGCCGTGGACGACTACTATACGGGCGGCGAAACGGCTACCAGGGAGGGGAGCGTCCTCGAATATCTGGAGAAGATGCCCGACTATTCCGACTTCGTGAACCTCGTCGCCGAGACCGGCATGACGGAAACTCTGTCGGGCACGGACCTCGTGACGGTCTGGGCTCCGGCCAACCCGATGCCTGCCGGGGTCGCTTCGATGAGCCCGTCGGAGAAGATTCGCCTGGTGCGTAACCATATTTCGATCACGACGGTTTTCAGCCGTAATCTCGACCGCCTTTCGACCGTGGGGACTCTGGCGGGCAAATATCTCACCGTGGGAAAAGGCTCGGAGGGGTACACCGTCGATGGCGTCGCGCTTTCGGAGCTCGACCGGGTCTTCGAAAACGGGGTCGTCCACCGGGCTGCCGACTGGCTTACGCCCCGGAAGAACCTTTACCAGTGGCTCGAAGAGGTCGGCGACGACTATTCGCGCTTCCGCGACACGCTTTTCGCGCATAACCTGCGGGTTTTCGACAAGGAGAACAGCCCGATCACAGGCGTTGACGAGAACGGCCGGATCATTTACGATTCGGTGTGGATCGTGAAGAACGACCTGCTGAACGATCTCGACCTGAACGACGAAAGCGTGCGCTATACGATTCTCGCACCGGACAATGCGGCTTTCGAGGCGATGTTCCGGGAGAAGACGGAGTATCTGGAAAGCGTCGAGCGTGAAGTGACGAAGGAGGACACCGTCAAGTGGGTGAACTGGATGATGCAGGCGTCGCTCCACAGCGGGGTGGTCGATTTCCAGCCGAACAGTTCCTTGAGATCGGTGCTCGGGAAGGATGTCCGCACCGATTACCAGACGGTGCTCGATCCCGTTGAGATGAGCAACGGTCGCGTCTATCCCATGAGCCGGTGCTACGTTCCGCGCAGCGTCTATTTCGAGAGCTTCTGGTTCAATCCCTACTTCTTGCGCAAGGAGATCATCGACGGCGGAGGCTCCATCACCAAGAATCCCGGAACCTACGACTCCTACAAAAGCACGATCAACAATGCGAACAGCCGGTTGGTTCCCGACAAATTGGCGGTTTTCCTCCAATACACGACCAATTTCCAGGACAACTACTACCAGTTCAAGAGCTGCACCTACGATCAAGAATCGCTGACGAATATCCCGCTCAGCGTCATGCCGGGCAAATACAAGATTCAGTGCCATCTGGTCAGCTACAAGTTCAACAATGCCAACCAGACCGACATTCTGGACATTTACCAGGTCCACGGCGAAAACGACATGACCTTGATCGGACGTGCCGAAGGAATCGTCGCCAATGCGTTCGACAACGGTCTGGCCACCGGGAACGATGTGATCGGGCTGCTTTCCGCCGAATACGAGGTCACCGGCACATACCAGCCGCTCGAACTGCGGATTGTCATTCCCGGCAAGTTCACCGCGGGCGAGAAGCGCCGGATCTGCGTGGGACGGATCGTTCTCACCCCGACCGATAATTATTAA